A genome region from Labilibaculum antarcticum includes the following:
- a CDS encoding RNase H family protein gives MCNDLYLFTDGSVNPQSKVGYGAFLCLSSLSISLEEAKSRVKLNRFENTSSTKLELQILLLALNEIDSDNCHVIVYTDSQNIIGLPGRRERFEKNDYRSKNGKLIANHELYQEFYRLTDRLKCEFVKVEGHKASGQKDHVDQYFTLVDRATRAALRKGR, from the coding sequence ATGTGTAATGACTTGTATTTATTTACGGATGGTAGTGTCAATCCACAATCAAAAGTAGGATATGGAGCCTTTCTATGCTTATCGTCTCTATCCATTTCTTTGGAGGAAGCTAAATCTCGGGTGAAACTAAATCGTTTCGAAAACACCTCTTCTACCAAATTGGAATTGCAGATTTTACTATTGGCTCTGAATGAAATCGATTCAGACAATTGCCATGTGATTGTCTATACCGATTCTCAGAACATTATTGGTTTGCCTGGTAGGAGAGAGCGTTTTGAAAAAAATGACTACCGCTCTAAGAATGGCAAACTCATCGCCAATCATGAACTATATCAGGAATTTTACCGGCTTACCGATCGTTTAAAATGTGAGTTTGTAAAGGTGGAAGGACACAAAGCCTCGGGTCAAAAAGATCATGTCGATCAATATTTTACACTTGTCGACCGAGCTACAAGAGCTGCGCTACGGAAGGGGAGGTGA
- a CDS encoding DUF3999 family protein, protein MKIKICFLLFLFTFTNSYAQKNDFNYKREIIGITGQWHKLELSNEIIAKISPNLEDLRIIGISKQNDTLEAPYILHSTEDVRKYTDVDFKLLNQSRNKNGYYFTFKVPTSNSINEIQLNFEQKNFDWKITLEGSQNQQDWYTLIEDYRILSIINKQTNYQFTKLDFPTANYSFYRIVISSEEKPKLESAKISMKELVKGKSRTYKTGKISTFGNKKLQQTELTIDLESPVLVNDLKINLNESFDYYRPIHIQYLTDSTKTEGGWKYNYQTLATGTLSSIEKNEFAFNNTSAQHLKVIISNNDNQALTIRDIEIRGSVYELLVRFSKPAKYFLCYGSNNAQKPNYDISRFSDKIPNAITTLSLGDEKTVSKVVGPKSEPLFANEKWLWAVMALIILILASFTLKMIKKTDER, encoded by the coding sequence ATGAAAATTAAGATCTGTTTCCTTCTGTTCCTTTTCACATTCACCAATTCGTATGCACAGAAAAATGATTTCAACTATAAAAGGGAAATTATTGGGATAACAGGTCAATGGCACAAACTGGAATTGTCCAATGAAATAATTGCGAAGATTTCTCCCAATCTGGAAGACCTAAGAATAATAGGTATTTCTAAGCAAAATGATACTCTTGAGGCACCGTATATTCTGCATTCGACTGAAGATGTAAGGAAATACACAGATGTTGATTTCAAATTGTTGAATCAGTCGCGAAACAAGAATGGCTATTACTTCACATTCAAAGTTCCCACATCCAATTCAATTAATGAGATTCAATTAAATTTTGAACAGAAAAACTTCGACTGGAAAATTACTTTGGAAGGAAGTCAAAATCAACAAGATTGGTATACTCTTATCGAGGATTACCGAATACTTTCAATTATTAATAAGCAAACAAACTATCAGTTTACAAAACTCGATTTTCCAACTGCAAACTATTCTTTTTACAGAATAGTAATCAGCAGCGAAGAAAAACCGAAGTTAGAAAGTGCTAAAATATCTATGAAAGAACTTGTGAAAGGAAAATCAAGAACCTACAAAACAGGGAAAATCAGCACTTTTGGAAACAAGAAACTACAGCAGACTGAGCTTACTATTGATCTGGAATCACCTGTTTTGGTAAATGATCTTAAAATCAACCTTAATGAATCGTTCGATTATTACCGCCCCATTCACATTCAATATCTTACGGATAGTACAAAAACAGAAGGTGGTTGGAAATACAACTACCAAACTCTTGCTACGGGTACTCTAAGTTCCATTGAAAAAAACGAGTTTGCATTCAACAACACAAGTGCACAACACTTAAAAGTTATCATCAGCAACAACGACAACCAAGCGTTGACAATTAGGGATATTGAAATAAGAGGATCTGTTTATGAGTTATTGGTTCGATTTTCGAAACCAGCAAAGTATTTCCTTTGTTATGGAAGCAACAATGCCCAAAAACCAAATTATGACATCTCCCGATTTTCAGACAAAATCCCCAATGCAATAACAACTCTTAGTCTGGGCGATGAAAAAACGGTAAGTAAAGTAGTGGGTCCAAAATCAGAACCTCTTTTTGCCAATGAAAAATGGCTGTGGGCAGTTATGGCTCTAATCATATTAATTCTGGCCAGCTTCACTCTAAAAATGATTAAAAAAACGGACGAACGATAA
- a CDS encoding right-handed parallel beta-helix repeat-containing protein, whose product MKNTANYFLLFILLFITCTKESSDPSNKGVDKENLDGNGLPIMAFDVNLPEIANDSTYTINLTDWDIPSNYTNADKTTANLQAAIDWAHDEGYTQVILPTGKYLVGKDGNDIYQGGIEIYGNTEFIFEDGAIMGIETNNKWNYCVLRLNGDNIIVRGGTIVGERDTHIFTPRESDGKTAHDEGHGICVFNNNNVLIENMKIRDLTGDGSLVLESKDVTFAKNTIYNNRRQGISIVGGERIQIKDNEIHHINGIAPQFGVDIEGAGRIDKDILIQNNYFHHNAGGDIVNASGKNVYILDNTMEQGEGSKYTDGPIVSWHKTHNIIARNTITMVDGSANGRLGYIQYSRGGDKGHSRATYVHENVMNSCGMYMYDSSDADVRRNEFLGYFLSFTDFTNAVLIDNLVTYSEDHPKLRYCWSYRFNNVTGFASGNYIGNNLEEIPLSEDEPYSLQCVIDGW is encoded by the coding sequence ATGAAAAATACAGCCAACTATTTTCTACTATTTATACTACTATTTATCACCTGTACAAAAGAGTCTTCCGATCCCTCCAATAAAGGTGTTGATAAAGAAAATCTAGATGGGAATGGATTACCAATTATGGCCTTTGATGTTAACTTACCGGAAATTGCTAACGACTCTACCTATACCATTAATTTAACCGACTGGGATATTCCCAGTAATTATACCAATGCCGATAAAACAACAGCAAATTTACAAGCAGCAATAGATTGGGCCCATGATGAAGGATATACTCAAGTGATACTTCCAACAGGTAAATATTTAGTAGGTAAGGATGGAAACGATATCTACCAAGGTGGAATTGAAATATACGGCAACACTGAATTCATATTTGAAGATGGTGCCATTATGGGTATTGAAACCAATAACAAATGGAACTATTGTGTTTTACGTTTAAATGGCGATAACATAATTGTAAGAGGTGGTACAATAGTTGGTGAACGAGATACTCATATTTTTACTCCTCGAGAAAGTGATGGAAAAACAGCTCATGATGAAGGACATGGCATTTGTGTTTTCAATAACAACAATGTACTAATAGAAAACATGAAGATTCGAGATTTAACTGGTGATGGCTCTTTAGTACTGGAATCTAAGGATGTTACGTTTGCCAAAAACACTATTTACAACAACCGGCGACAAGGAATTTCTATTGTTGGTGGTGAGCGTATTCAAATAAAAGATAACGAGATACATCATATTAATGGAATTGCACCACAGTTTGGAGTTGATATTGAGGGCGCTGGACGTATAGATAAAGATATTTTAATTCAGAATAATTATTTCCATCATAATGCGGGTGGCGACATTGTAAATGCTTCTGGTAAAAATGTATATATTCTTGACAATACCATGGAACAAGGAGAAGGAAGCAAATATACAGATGGACCTATTGTTAGTTGGCATAAAACACATAATATTATTGCTCGAAATACGATTACGATGGTTGATGGATCAGCAAACGGACGTTTAGGCTATATACAATATTCTAGAGGTGGCGATAAAGGACATTCTCGTGCTACCTATGTACATGAGAATGTAATGAATAGCTGTGGAATGTATATGTATGACAGCTCGGATGCAGATGTACGTAGAAACGAATTTTTAGGCTATTTCTTATCTTTTACAGATTTTACCAACGCTGTTTTAATAGATAACTTAGTTACGTATTCAGAAGATCACCCTAAACTTCGATACTGTTGGTCGTATCGATTTAATAACGTTACTGGCTTTGCAAGTGGCAATTATATAGGTAATAATTTAGAAGAAATCCCATTATCTGAAGATGAACCTTATTCACTTCAATGTGTTATTGATGGTTGGTAA
- the truA gene encoding tRNA pseudouridine(38-40) synthase TruA, producing MKKRYFIRLSYKGTNYHGWQIQPNANTVQEELNKALSTILNQPINVVGCGRTDTGVHASDFMAHFEMEEGFPFGCEKLTFKLNRFLPHDIAINEVFPVKLDAHTRFDAISRTYQYKITKHKNPFRTDSHWKNQNELDVVKMNEAAKILFEYIDFTSFSKLHTDVKTNNCKIAKAEWLEAEDELVFTIQADRFLRNMVRAIVGTLIEVGQGKMDLDGFRQVIESKNRSKAGTSVPGHGLFLAKIEYPTDLRMEDV from the coding sequence TTGAAGAAACGATATTTTATTCGCCTAAGTTATAAAGGAACCAACTATCACGGTTGGCAAATTCAGCCTAATGCCAATACTGTTCAGGAAGAGCTCAATAAGGCTTTGTCAACAATATTAAATCAGCCAATAAATGTGGTTGGTTGTGGAAGAACGGATACGGGAGTTCATGCCAGCGATTTTATGGCTCATTTCGAGATGGAAGAAGGCTTTCCGTTTGGTTGTGAGAAATTGACTTTTAAGTTGAATCGCTTTTTACCTCACGATATAGCAATTAACGAAGTGTTTCCTGTAAAATTGGATGCACATACACGTTTTGATGCCATTTCCAGAACTTACCAATATAAAATTACAAAGCATAAAAATCCATTTCGAACAGACTCACACTGGAAAAATCAGAATGAGTTGGATGTTGTGAAAATGAATGAGGCGGCCAAAATTCTTTTTGAGTATATTGATTTTACGAGCTTTAGTAAATTGCATACCGATGTAAAAACGAACAATTGCAAAATAGCAAAAGCTGAATGGCTTGAGGCTGAAGATGAATTGGTATTCACGATTCAAGCGGATCGTTTTCTTCGTAACATGGTTCGCGCCATTGTTGGTACTTTAATAGAGGTGGGGCAGGGAAAAATGGATCTGGATGGTTTCCGTCAGGTAATAGAAAGTAAGAATCGATCAAAAGCCGGAACTTCGGTACCGGGTCATGGCTTGTTCCTCGCCAAAATTGAATACCCAACCGATTTAAGAATGGAAGATGTGTAA
- a CDS encoding shikimate dehydrogenase family protein, producing the protein MDTFGILGFPLGHSFSKKYFTDKFTEENIDASFLNFELPNIKDFPAIMKQHSDLKGLCVTIPYKQDIIQFLDEIDPLAKRIGAVNSVQIIRENEKVKLVGYNTDIHGFTESLRIFLDAEKPKALILGTGGVSKAVATGLEEMGIEYQFVSRTASHKCINYDMLSRELMGNYHLLVNCTPLGTFPKNDTCPDIPYELLTEDHFLYDVVYNPAETLFMKKGAEQGAKTHNGLKMLHLQAERNWEIWNQ; encoded by the coding sequence ATGGATACATTCGGAATTCTTGGTTTCCCTCTGGGTCACTCTTTTTCAAAAAAATACTTTACGGATAAGTTTACTGAAGAAAATATAGATGCTTCATTTTTAAATTTTGAGCTTCCTAACATTAAAGATTTTCCTGCTATTATGAAGCAGCATTCCGATTTAAAAGGATTATGCGTTACCATCCCATACAAACAAGATATCATTCAATTTTTGGATGAGATTGATCCTTTGGCAAAACGAATTGGAGCTGTTAATTCTGTTCAGATTATCCGTGAAAACGAGAAGGTTAAATTAGTAGGATACAATACAGACATTCATGGTTTTACTGAATCACTGCGTATTTTTCTAGATGCTGAGAAACCAAAAGCCTTGATTTTAGGTACTGGTGGCGTTTCAAAAGCTGTAGCCACAGGACTTGAAGAAATGGGAATTGAATATCAATTTGTATCCCGAACTGCTTCCCATAAATGCATCAACTACGACATGCTTTCGAGGGAACTAATGGGCAATTACCACTTACTAGTAAACTGTACTCCTTTGGGCACCTTCCCAAAAAATGACACCTGTCCGGATATTCCCTACGAGCTTCTCACCGAAGATCATTTTCTGTACGATGTAGTTTACAACCCGGCAGAAACTCTTTTCATGAAAAAAGGAGCAGAACAAGGTGCTAAAACACACAACGGATTAAAAATGCTTCACCTGCAGGCAGAAAGAAATTGGGAGATTTGGAATCAATAA
- a CDS encoding DUF368 domain-containing protein, which yields MPRKMKDYLLIAFKGMGMGAADVVPGVSGGTIAFITGIYEELINSLKSINGSAAKLLFQFKFKEFWQAINGNFLLALISGIFLSFLSLARLIIYLLAEQPILVWSFFFGLIVASAIVIARKITEWKLRTIIAMIIGIGIAYMVTVATPAETPSSYWFLFLSGALAICAMILPGISGAFILLLLGKYEFIMNALSTFKLDVIAVVGAGAVVGLLSFSNLLSWLLRKYHNMTIGLLAGFMIGSLNKVWPWKNTVSTFIDRHGVEKPLLQENILPNTFEKIIGHDSELMFAILLAIAGFLLIWMMEKFSPESKTE from the coding sequence ATGCCCAGAAAAATGAAAGATTACCTTCTTATTGCCTTTAAGGGAATGGGAATGGGTGCTGCCGATGTTGTACCAGGTGTTTCAGGTGGAACAATTGCCTTTATTACTGGAATTTACGAAGAGTTAATAAATAGTCTTAAATCCATAAATGGAAGTGCAGCTAAACTTCTTTTTCAATTTAAATTCAAAGAATTTTGGCAAGCAATTAACGGAAATTTCCTATTGGCATTGATCTCCGGAATCTTCTTAAGTTTTCTGTCTTTAGCTAGGCTCATTATCTATTTACTGGCCGAACAGCCTATTTTAGTATGGTCTTTCTTCTTCGGATTAATTGTTGCTTCGGCTATTGTTATTGCTCGAAAAATAACGGAATGGAAATTACGGACTATTATAGCAATGATTATTGGTATTGGCATCGCCTATATGGTAACAGTTGCTACACCTGCAGAAACACCTAGTTCCTATTGGTTTCTTTTTCTTTCGGGAGCTTTAGCCATTTGTGCGATGATTTTACCTGGAATATCAGGAGCTTTCATTTTGCTCCTTTTAGGAAAATACGAATTCATCATGAATGCTCTAAGTACCTTTAAATTGGATGTAATTGCAGTTGTTGGTGCTGGTGCTGTTGTAGGTCTTTTGAGTTTTTCGAACCTGCTTAGCTGGCTTTTGAGAAAATACCACAACATGACTATTGGCTTACTTGCCGGATTCATGATAGGATCTTTGAATAAAGTATGGCCATGGAAAAATACAGTTTCAACATTTATTGACAGACATGGTGTGGAAAAACCATTGTTGCAGGAAAATATACTACCAAATACTTTTGAGAAGATAATTGGCCACGATTCAGAATTGATGTTTGCAATTCTTTTGGCCATAGCAGGATTTCTATTAATTTGGATGATGGAAAAATTCTCTCCGGAATCAAAAACAGAATAA
- a CDS encoding DUF2339 domain-containing protein, with protein MSDNKDKINQLFGKQEILREKQEALSNEISELRHEIIRLKSSDTDPLADKKETEILNESLLDDLKSIASPIKQEEDKVEITKTSAPTPKEIKRPKVKSDLEKFIGENLINKIGIAITVIGVAIGAKYSIDNNLISPLTRIILAYLTGIGLLGFGIKLKEKYESFSAVLVSGAIAILYFITYMAYSFYGLFPQAVAFILMLIFTAFTVVAAINYNKQVIAHIGLVGAYAVPFLLSEGSGKVAVLFTYMTIINLGILFIAFKKYWKELHYTSFLLTWLIFFSWFINDYNTEEHFVLGAGFLTIFFAIFYLLFLAYKLVRKEKFNKSNSLLLVSNSFIFFGLGYSILSLHDTGEHLLGLFTLINAIIHSIVSVIIYKQKLADKNVFYLISGLVLIFITIAFPVQLDGNWVTLLWASEAALLFWIGRTKKVSIYEAMSYALMVLAFFSILQDWTTMYNTYIVAVPETKIALFWNVNFLSSLLFIVSFGLINKLNNNPKYPSLIGSWMKITKVLSYAIPAILVFTLYYSFRLEIGNYWSQLLKDSALSIQATGEEYAHNYKNYDLKEFKTIWIINYSLLFFAILSFVNIKKLKNKKWGYVSIGLSTLTLIIFLTQGLYSLSEMRESYINQNLAEYYHRGSFNIMIRYIALVFAALSLATTYLHVKKEFNTRPYKIAFEYLLFTSVLWIFSSELLNWMDLSGSTQSYKLGLSILWGSYSLLLIAYGIWKNKKHLRIGAMGLFALTLTKLFFYDISDLSTIAKTIVFVSLGILLLIISFLYNKYKANITDEEDSRA; from the coding sequence ATGTCAGACAATAAGGACAAAATTAATCAGCTCTTTGGGAAGCAGGAGATTCTTCGGGAAAAACAAGAAGCGCTATCGAATGAGATTAGTGAATTACGACATGAAATAATTCGTTTGAAAAGCAGCGATACCGACCCTCTTGCTGATAAAAAAGAGACGGAAATTTTGAATGAATCTCTTCTTGATGATCTGAAAAGCATAGCGTCTCCAATCAAACAGGAAGAAGATAAAGTTGAAATTACAAAAACAAGTGCGCCAACTCCTAAAGAAATTAAACGGCCAAAAGTAAAATCTGACCTTGAGAAATTTATTGGTGAAAATCTGATTAATAAAATCGGAATTGCGATTACCGTTATTGGTGTGGCGATAGGTGCGAAGTACTCTATCGACAACAACCTGATAAGCCCATTAACCAGAATCATACTTGCTTATTTAACTGGCATTGGTCTGTTGGGTTTTGGAATAAAACTAAAAGAGAAATATGAAAGCTTCAGCGCCGTTCTGGTAAGTGGCGCCATAGCAATTCTATATTTCATCACCTACATGGCCTATAGTTTTTATGGGCTTTTCCCGCAAGCGGTTGCTTTTATTTTAATGCTGATTTTTACTGCGTTCACTGTTGTTGCAGCAATCAATTACAACAAACAGGTAATTGCTCACATCGGCTTGGTGGGTGCATATGCAGTTCCCTTTTTACTCAGCGAAGGTTCTGGGAAAGTAGCCGTGCTTTTCACATACATGACAATAATTAATCTGGGTATTTTATTTATTGCATTCAAAAAATACTGGAAAGAACTGCACTACACCTCCTTCCTTCTTACCTGGCTAATTTTCTTCTCATGGTTTATTAATGATTACAACACAGAGGAACATTTTGTTTTGGGAGCTGGTTTTCTAACTATATTTTTTGCGATCTTTTATCTGCTATTTCTAGCCTATAAATTAGTTCGAAAGGAAAAATTCAACAAAAGCAATTCGCTGCTACTCGTATCCAACTCCTTTATCTTTTTTGGCTTGGGATATTCTATTTTATCTCTTCACGATACAGGCGAACATTTATTAGGATTATTTACCCTTATTAATGCGATAATTCACAGTATCGTAAGTGTAATCATCTACAAACAAAAATTGGCCGATAAGAATGTTTTCTATCTAATATCAGGTTTAGTTCTCATATTTATCACCATTGCCTTTCCTGTTCAGTTAGATGGAAATTGGGTAACTCTATTGTGGGCCAGTGAAGCAGCTCTTCTCTTTTGGATTGGAAGAACTAAAAAAGTTTCCATATACGAAGCCATGTCTTACGCCTTAATGGTACTTGCCTTCTTTAGTATTTTGCAAGATTGGACAACAATGTATAACACCTACATTGTGGCAGTTCCGGAAACAAAAATCGCTCTGTTTTGGAATGTTAATTTTCTAAGTTCATTACTTTTCATTGTTTCATTTGGGCTCATCAACAAACTAAACAACAATCCTAAATATCCAAGCCTGATAGGCTCCTGGATGAAAATCACGAAAGTATTATCCTATGCAATTCCTGCAATTCTGGTGTTTACCTTGTACTACTCTTTCCGATTGGAAATTGGCAACTATTGGAGTCAGCTACTAAAGGATTCTGCTTTAAGCATACAAGCAACCGGAGAGGAATATGCTCACAACTATAAAAATTACGATCTGAAAGAATTTAAAACGATATGGATCATCAATTATTCCTTACTATTTTTCGCCATTCTCTCTTTTGTGAATATCAAGAAATTAAAAAACAAAAAATGGGGCTACGTAAGTATTGGATTATCAACGCTAACACTTATTATATTTTTAACGCAAGGTTTGTACTCACTAAGTGAAATGCGCGAAAGCTACATCAATCAAAATTTAGCTGAATACTATCATCGCGGATCTTTCAATATAATGATAAGATACATTGCATTGGTTTTTGCAGCCTTATCGCTTGCCACGACCTATCTTCATGTTAAAAAAGAATTTAACACAAGACCCTATAAAATAGCTTTTGAATACCTGCTTTTCACTTCTGTTTTATGGATTTTCAGCAGCGAACTGCTTAATTGGATGGACCTAAGCGGATCAACTCAATCGTACAAGCTTGGATTAAGCATACTTTGGGGCTCCTATTCCCTGCTGCTAATTGCTTACGGCATTTGGAAAAACAAAAAGCATTTGCGAATTGGTGCCATGGGTTTGTTTGCTCTTACATTAACAAAACTATTCTTTTACGACATATCGGATTTAAGCACGATTGCAAAAACCATTGTGTTTGTTTCTTTGGGAATACTTCTTCTGATTATTTCATTCCTCTACAACAAATACAAGGCTAACATTACTGATGAAGAAGATAGTAGAGCGTAA
- a CDS encoding AAA family ATPase has product MIQTVDIKELNERIQKESSFVDMLSMEMNKVIVGQKHLVESLLIGLLSNGHILLEGVPGLAKTLAISTLATTIEAKFSRIQFTPDLLPADLLGTMIYSQKKEEFVVKKGPLFANFILADEINRAPAKVQAALLEAMQERQITIGDTTYKLEEPFLVMATQNPIEQEGTYPLPEAQVDRFMLKVVINYPKKDEEQLIMRQNLLKAFPKASKILNPEDINKARDVVKDVYMDEKIEKYIVDIIFATRFPADYGLEQFKDMIAFGGSPRASISLASAAKAYAFIKRRGYVIPEDIRAVCHDVLRHRIGLTYEAEANNITSENIISEILNTIEVP; this is encoded by the coding sequence ATGATCCAAACAGTTGATATCAAAGAACTAAATGAACGTATCCAAAAAGAAAGTTCTTTTGTGGATATGCTTTCTATGGAAATGAACAAAGTTATTGTTGGTCAAAAGCACCTTGTTGAAAGCTTATTGATCGGATTGCTTTCAAATGGTCATATATTATTAGAAGGTGTTCCCGGACTGGCAAAAACACTTGCAATTAGCACACTTGCAACTACCATAGAGGCTAAATTTAGTCGTATTCAGTTTACTCCCGACTTGTTACCTGCCGATTTGTTAGGTACCATGATTTACAGTCAGAAAAAAGAAGAATTTGTAGTAAAAAAAGGACCTCTTTTCGCCAACTTTATTCTCGCAGATGAGATTAACCGTGCTCCGGCAAAAGTTCAGGCAGCTTTATTGGAAGCAATGCAGGAGCGTCAAATCACGATTGGTGACACCACTTATAAATTGGAAGAGCCATTCCTGGTAATGGCAACTCAAAATCCAATTGAACAAGAAGGAACCTATCCTTTGCCAGAAGCACAGGTTGACCGTTTTATGCTTAAAGTGGTAATTAATTACCCTAAAAAAGACGAAGAGCAACTTATTATGCGTCAGAATCTTTTGAAGGCATTTCCAAAAGCAAGTAAAATCTTAAACCCGGAAGACATCAATAAAGCACGCGACGTTGTGAAAGATGTTTACATGGATGAAAAGATTGAAAAATATATTGTAGACATCATTTTTGCAACCCGTTTTCCTGCCGATTACGGATTGGAACAATTCAAAGATATGATCGCCTTTGGTGGATCGCCCCGTGCCAGTATTAGTTTGGCATCAGCAGCTAAAGCCTATGCTTTTATTAAGCGCAGAGGTTATGTAATTCCTGAAGATATCCGTGCAGTTTGTCATGACGTATTGCGTCACAGAATTGGATTGACATACGAAGCTGAGGCGAATAACATCACTAGCGAGAACATTATTAGTGAAATCTTGAATACCATTGAAGTTCCTTAA
- a CDS encoding tetratricopeptide repeat protein, protein MIENTENYLDDDALTLVSRFEEMVKAETLYYFDVHEFESIIDHYIEKSNLSEAVKVSNIANRQHPGAISLQIKKAQILVDRGQQLEALAILKKIQGIESSNKELLLLKGNIYNNLEKYELAKKEFDKALQVSYENREDLLFRIALAFEQLNQFEFAIEYLEEALELDEEDSEVLFELGYCYEKIGEDYQSIAAYEAFLELNPFSDNAWYNIGIVFNRVGNFPKAVEAYEYTLAVNDQHSKAYFNKANALANQGLFEDAIKCYTEYLEFDDDHASTYSYIGECFEKMEEHEQALINYETAIKANENLSDPWFGMGLVLMYQDKIDESLVYLEKAKNLDDTNSDYWFALGSAYARANSPQKAVQAFREAIELDPYDTTYPITLAEYYHQNENEEIAIDVLLESLSQTPNCPQLLSNLAAYYAITGDINKSEQYIRQAIDIDSENINDIFIQFPELKENKNFTKLIKSNQ, encoded by the coding sequence ATGATAGAAAATACAGAAAACTATCTTGATGATGATGCGCTTACTTTGGTAAGCCGGTTCGAAGAAATGGTTAAAGCTGAAACGCTCTACTATTTCGATGTTCATGAATTTGAAAGCATCATTGATCATTACATTGAGAAGAGCAATCTTTCGGAAGCTGTAAAAGTTTCGAATATTGCTAATAGACAGCACCCAGGTGCCATTTCTCTTCAAATTAAAAAAGCTCAGATTTTAGTTGATCGCGGGCAACAGCTTGAGGCACTTGCTATCCTAAAAAAAATACAAGGAATTGAATCTTCTAACAAGGAGTTACTTCTACTTAAAGGCAATATTTATAACAATTTGGAAAAGTATGAACTTGCAAAGAAAGAATTCGATAAAGCCTTACAAGTAAGTTATGAGAATCGTGAAGATTTACTTTTCCGAATTGCACTTGCTTTCGAACAACTAAATCAGTTCGAATTTGCCATTGAATATTTAGAAGAAGCTCTGGAATTGGATGAGGAAGATTCTGAAGTTCTTTTTGAATTGGGATACTGCTATGAGAAAATTGGAGAAGACTACCAGAGTATCGCGGCTTATGAGGCATTTCTGGAGCTTAATCCTTTCTCAGACAACGCTTGGTATAACATTGGGATAGTATTCAACCGTGTGGGAAATTTCCCAAAAGCCGTTGAAGCTTATGAATATACTCTTGCTGTAAACGATCAACACAGTAAAGCTTATTTCAATAAAGCCAATGCTCTGGCTAATCAGGGATTATTTGAAGATGCAATAAAATGCTACACCGAATATCTCGAATTTGATGATGATCATGCTTCCACCTATTCATACATTGGAGAATGCTTTGAAAAAATGGAAGAGCACGAACAAGCATTAATTAACTACGAAACTGCTATTAAAGCAAATGAAAATTTATCCGATCCTTGGTTTGGAATGGGCTTGGTACTCATGTATCAGGATAAAATAGATGAGAGTTTGGTTTATCTTGAAAAAGCTAAAAATCTGGATGATACAAATTCTGATTATTGGTTTGCCTTAGGATCGGCATATGCAAGAGCCAATTCTCCTCAAAAAGCGGTTCAGGCCTTTAGAGAAGCAATTGAATTGGATCCATACGACACCACTTATCCCATTACTCTTGCTGAGTATTATCATCAGAATGAAAATGAAGAAATAGCTATTGACGTGCTTCTGGAGAGTCTTAGCCAAACGCCAAATTGTCCTCAACTACTTAGCAATTTAGCGGCTTACTATGCAATTACTGGTGATATCAATAAATCGGAGCAATACATCAGACAAGCAATTGATATCGATTCTGAAAACATAAATGATATTTTCATTCAATTTCCTGAATTAAAAGAAAACAAAAACTTCACCAAGCTTATCAAGTCGAATCAATAG